The genomic interval CAGCCAGTCCAGTTTGGCGTTGTTCGCCACGTGCCGCGCTGCTTCCAGTTTTACCAGGCGCGGGTCCGTGACCGCCTGGCGGAGTTTCAGCAGGGCGTCCAGAATGGCGATGGTGCTGCGGGCCAGCCCGCGCGACTGCAACTCCTCGCGCACGCGGCTTTCCATGGTGACGCGCACCGTCTCGTACAGGTCGCGCTGGTCGCCTTCCAGCGTGACGCGCACCGGAATTTCGGTTTTGGGCGGCAACTCGCGGGCCACGTCGCGTTTCTCGCGGCGCAGGATAAAGGGGCGCACCCTGGCGGCCAGCGCGGCGCGGCGGTACGGGTCGCCTTTCTTCTCGATGGGCGTGCGGTACAGCTCCCGGAAGGTCTTTTCATCGTGCAGCAGGCCCGGCGCCAGAAAGTGAAACTGAGACCACAACTCGCCCAGGTGGTTTTCCAGCGGCGTGCCGGTCAGGCACAGGCGGTGGCGGGCGTTCAGGCTGCCCGCCGCCTTTGCCGCCGCCGTCTTGCTGTTCTTGATGTTCTGCGCCTCGTCCAGAATCACCAGGTGGAACTCGTGGGCATTCAGTTCCTCGATGTCACGCGGGAGCAGCGGGTAGGTGGTGAGCACCAGGTCGGCCTGTGGCACGTCGGCAAACCGCGCCAGCCTGTCCTTGCCATGCAGCGTCAAGACCCGCAGGGACGGGGTGAATTTTGCGGCTTCGGCCTCCCAGTTCCCGATGACGCTGGTCGGCACCACGACCAGGCTCGGACGGTCGGCGCGGCCCTCGTTTTTCTCGTGGAGGAGATGGGCCAGCGTGGTCACGGTCTTGCCCAGCCCCATGTCGTCGGCCAGGATGCCGCCCATTTCGTACTCGCGCAGAAATTGCAGCCAGGCCAGCCCCTGGAGCTGGTAGGGCCGCAGTTCGGCCTGCAGTCCGGCGGGCGGGTCAAGGGGTTGAATCCCCCCGAAGTCGCGCAGTTTCTGCCCCAGGATCATCAGGCGTTCGGCGCCCACCCAGCGGGCCTGCACGGCCTGTTCGAGGCTGGCGAGGCGCACGGCGTCCAGCAGCGGCAACCTCAGCGGGCCTTCGGGCAGTTCACGCAGGTGCAGTTCCACCAGGACGCTGAGAATGGCGCGGACGCGGCCGGCGGGCAGGGGAACGCGCCGGCCGTCGCCCAGCGTGGCAAAGATCAGGTCGTCGTCGTTCAGGGCGTCGAGTGCGCCGGGCGTGAACAGTTCCGGCTGGCGGGCGATCAGGTCGGCCAGCACGGGAATCAGGCTGACGCGCTGCCCGTCCACGACAATGCCCAGGTCGAGCGTGAACCAGCCGGGTGTCTGCCCGTCCTGCGCTTCGCCGTACCAGTCGCTGATTTCCGCGAAGCGCAGCGGGAAGTCCGGGTGAATGATGACGTCGATCCCCTGCCGTTCCAGGGCCTCGACGCCCACCCGCATGAAGTCCAGCCAGGATTCCTCGTCGCCCAGCGAGAGGAGCCCGGCCACCTGCGCGGGCAGGGTGTACTCGAAGAAGGTGTCTTCCAGGGTCTGGAATCCGGCCTCGCGGATGGTACGCTCGGCGCGTTCCTCGGCGCGCGGGCGGCGGGGCACGCGCACGATGTGGCCGCCGTGAACCACGGTCACGTGGCTGGCCTGCGTGCCAGTTTCGCGGACTTCGGAGCCGCCGTAGGCGCGGCGGTACTCGGCGGTGGGGAAGGTCACAACCTCCTCGCGCAGGGCGTCCTCACTGAGCACCCCGGCGGTGGTGGTGCGGCTGCTCAGGTGCAACTGCGGCGTGAACGGCAATTCCGCCTCGGTGACGTTCAGGCTGACGGGCACGGGCAGGGGTAGGTTGCTGGCGTTCATGGCCTGCGCCAGGGCCTCGGCCTGCGCGGCGTTCACGGCGGGACCACTCAGGAAACGGGCGACCCGTTCGGGGGGGCCGGCCACCTCGATGCGCGAGAGCGTCATGAAACGCGGATCGACCGCCCAGGGCCGCGCCAGCGGCAGCACGATGGCCCCCGGTACGTCCAGCACGATCAGCGACGGCAGTTGCAGGCCGACTTCATCGGTGACCCAGCCGGGTTCGCCTTTCAGTACTGGCCCGCGGGTCAGGCGCGTGGCGGCGTCCCCCCAGCACAGCCGCCCGGCGTCCAGCAGCGTGTCCAGCAAGAGCGTTCCCGCCGGGTGATCCAGCACGGCGTACAGGGTGTCCTCCCAGCGTCCGGGCGCGTGCGCGGGCAGCGTGGCGACCTCCATCAGTTGCAGGGCGTCCGCGTCCCGCTGCACGAAAGCAGGCGCGGCACTGACTTTCTTGGGCATGGGGTACGGTTCCGCCGCCGCCACGTTGGCCGCGCCCGTCAGCAGCGGCACGCGCAGCAGTTGTAGGGTGGCCCGACGCGACTGGGCCGGCAGGCCGCGCACTGTCACGTTCTGCACGCGCAGCACGTATCGCAACTCGTACTGCCTCCCGCGCCCGCCGCCTTTTTCTTCCACGCTCTCGAAGCCGGACAGCCACTGCCGCAGACGCGGGTCGAGCGTGTCCAGATTCACCGCCAGCTGCCGCGAGGGGGGCGCCCCCTCCGGCGGGTCCGTCGCCAGCACCAGGGCCGCCGCGTGACGGCAGCGGTAGCGCCCGCACGAGCAATTCGACTCCAGCAGTTGCGGATCCGGTGGGGGCGTGACCTCGATCGAGGGGAAGTACTCCACGCCGCCGTCCACGACCACGCCACTGGCCTTCCAGCCGCGCTCCGTCCACTCGCGCCGCACGCTGGTCACCGCCTCCTGCCGCAGGGCCAGCGCCTGAGCGGCCGCGTCCAGCCCGAATCCAGGCGGCAAACGGCTCAGTTTCACGCGCTCACCAGAGAGGTGCGCCGCGCAGCGTCAATGGTCAAGTCACTGAGGATGGACGCAACAAACACATCCCGCAGAATAGCGCCAATTTACTGAACGTGCCGCAGAAGGGCGAACCGGGCAGCGCTCAGGCCCGCCCCATCCGCCGAGAAGCCAGACTGTCAGGGCGTCGAGCACAGTGAAAACACCAGGTGCCACAGCCAAAATCCCAAGACGGAAGGGAGAGAAACCAGTCGTTCCTGATTTAACAGGTCACCTTCCTGGACTTCTGAAGCAGGTCTCTGAATTTCGTCATGCGTGGAAGGGCATCACTCATGAGTCTATTCTTCGTCCTGCTCTTTTAAATTCACTCGCTCTGCTCGGACAAAATCACTGCGTTCTTTTGTCTAATGCTCTAGGATGTCGGGCGTGCGTTCTCCGTTTCCCCGCGCCATGTTGACCCGTCTGGAAACAGGACGGATCGTGGTGCTGAGCCTGCTGCTGGGGATGCTGGTGGGCGGGCTGGGCATCGTGCTGCGGGTGGTGCTGGATGTCGTATTGCCGTGGGGCGCGTGGCTCACGGGCTTCTCGCCACCGGGGCCGCCGGGCGAGGGCGGGCTGCTGATGGCCTTCGGGGACGCCTTGCCGTGGGGACTGCTCTTTTTGCCGTTCATCGGTGGCCTGTATGCCTGGCTGGTGCCTGCCGAGCCGGGCGCCCCTTACTCGCAGCTGGTGCGGGGCTACCATGCGCGGGGCCAGTGGCCGGACGTGTGGACGGGCTTCAGGACGCTGCTGGCCACGGTGATTGCGCACGCGTCTGGCCTGCTGATTGGCCGGGATTCCGCTTTCGTGATGGTGGGGCAGATCGGCACGCGCCTGCTGGGCCGGGCCACGCGGCTGGACGCCGTGGAGAGCCGCACGCTGATGCTGGCGGGCGCGGCGGCGGGGCTGGGAACGGCGCTACACGCGCCCCTGGCGGCGGCAGTTTTGATCGTGGAGATTCTGTACCGCCGCTTCGAGTTCGAGTTCGAGGTGCTGATGCCGTGCGTGCTGGCGGCGGTGGCGGCCTACGCCATCTACGGGCTGGGGTTCGGGTTCTCGCCGCTGCTGAGCGTGGTGGGGGCGCAACTGCCGGCGGCGGGTCAGGTGCCGCTTTACCTGTTGCTGGCGCTGATCGTAACGCTGCTGGGCTGGATTCTGCTGTTTGCCGCGCGCGTGGTTCCCAGCGCGTGGACTGACGGCTGGTTGCGCCCCGTGCTGGGCGGCCTGTTCGGCTTGCTGACGGCTTCAATGGCGCTGCTGAGTGCGCCGGGCGTGCTGGGCGACGGCCTGGGCTGGTTGCAACTGGGCCTGAACGGGTTTCTGAGCGAGAAGGTCATGGAAGTGGCGGTGTGGCGCTGGCTGCTGCTGGCGCTGGGGGCCAGGCTGGCGTTTGGGGGCGGCCTTTTTCCCTCGGTGGCCACCGGCGGGTTGCTGGGCGTGGGTCTGGGGATGGGCCTGGGGCTTGACCCGGCGGTGTCGGGCTTGATCGGCGCGACGGCGTTTCTGACCGTGACACTCAACGTTCCGGTGGGCGCGGCGCTGCTGGCGGTGGCGTGGGGAGGGGACACCCTGCTGCCGGTGGTGCTGGTGGCGGCCGGTATGGCGCACTTCCTGAGCGGCGAGACAGGCATCGTTCCCGGCCAGGTGCGTTCTCGGGCGGTGAGTGGGGCCCACGCCACGCCCACCTTTGCGCCGCTACCGGATACGGTGCGGTTCATGGCGCCGCGCTCACCAGCCCAACCCGCTGCGCCTATTCCCTTCGATGCCCCGGCCGACGGGCAGGCCCACGAGGGCGCGGCCGCGGCACCGGAGCGCGAACTGTACCGACGCGCCGTGCCGGGCGGGTGGCAGGGCACGAAACTGCATCTGGTGTCGTTGCCGCCCGGGGTGGAAATCGTGGGCATCGTGCGCGACGGAACCGTGCGCGTTCCCCGCCCGGAAATGCGCCTGACCGCCGACGATGAACTGGTGTTCCTGGCCCGCCCGCAGGCTTACGCGGCCCTCGAAGGGTTGCTGCGCCTGCCCGGAGCTTAAATGACTTCCCTCAGGGGCTGGAGCCGCAACGAGTGGCTGGGGTTCCTGAACGGCTGCGGCGTCTCGATCGGCGACGGGTTCATGAGCGTGACGGTCGTTATGGCGGGCTTCGCGGCGCGGCTGGGAGCGCCCAACTGGGTGATCGGCCTGCTGCCCGCCATCGCCGGGGGCGGGTGGATGTTGCCGCAACTGCTGGTGGCGGCCCGCGTGCGGCCCCTGGCCTACAAGCTCCCGGTGTACCGCTCGGCGGCGGTCGTGCGCACGGCCATGTACGTCACCATGGTGCTGGTCACGGCGTTCCTGGCCCAGCAGCCCGCGCTGTGCCTCACGCTGTTCATCCTGGCGATGCTGGTCAACGCCCTGGCCTCCGGCGTGTCCGGGCTGCCGTTTCTAGAGGTGGTCAGCAAGGTCGTCGCGCCCGAAAACCGCCCCCGTTTCTTTGGCCTGCGCAACCTGTACGGCGGACTGCTGGCGTTCGCGGCGGGGCTGGCGGTGCGCTGGATTCTGGCCTCCGGGCTGGCCTTTCCCTACAATTACGCCCTGATTTTTGGCCTGGGAACGCTGGCATTTACCTTCGGGTACTGGGTGTTCGGGCGGGTGCAGGAGCCGCCGGACACGCCGCAGCCCGCGCAGGGGTTCCGGGGGGAAGTCAGGGCCATCCCCGAAACCCTGAAGGATCCGCACTTCCGCGCCTTCCTGACGGTGCGTCTGCTGCTGGCCGCCGCCACCATGAGCGAACCCTTCTACGCCGTGTACGCCCTGCGGGAGCTGCATTTCCCGGTGTCCACGCTGGGTGTGTTCGTCATGACCCTGACCGGGGTCGCACCTTTCTCGAACCTGGGCTGGCAACGCCTCGCCGAGAAACGCGGTTCGCGGCGCATCATTCGCTTTGCGGCGCTGTTCTACGGGTTGGCCCCGGTGTGGGCTTATCTGGTGGGGCGCCTGGACTGGCCCAGCTGGACGTACCTGGGCGTGTTCGTGCTGTCCAGCGTCGCCACGCAGGGCTTCAACCTGGGCTTCACCAACCACCTGCTGAACATCGCGCCCGAAAACGCCCGCGCCCGTTACATCGGCACGCTGAACACCCTGGTCGGCGCGGCCCTGTTCATGCCCGTGCTGGGCGGGCTGCTGGCCGACCGCAGCGGCTACGCCACGGTCTTCATCCTGAGTGGCCTGCTCAGCCTCGTGGCGTGGTGGTTGTGCCGCGGCCTGAGGCGCGACGCCTGAACAAGGGCGAGCGGTAGTGAGCGAACTCAGCATCGGCGGACTCTTTGCTGGACGCCAGGGAAAGACCATTCAGGAGTTGAGAGGATCGAGACGAAGCCCTTTCAGACGGCTCAACGGCCCGACAAGACCCTTTGGCCTGGCCGCTTCAGGAACGGACGCAGGGGCATCCTCTGGAGCAGTCCTCCGAATGCCGTTCTGCGCAAAAACCACTCCACATCACTCCGTTCCTCGTCCTGCTCGTTTAAATTCACTCGCTCTGCTCGGCCAAAAAGCACTTCGTTCTTTTGTCGAATGCTCTAAACTGCCTCTTGCATGCTCATTCCCGCCGATGCTCCCCTGGCCCTGATCGGGTACTCCAGTCGCGCCGCCCGCGCCCTGTCTGCCCTGGGCCTGATCACGCTGCCTGTGCCCGACGGTCTGCCCGCCGACCTGATCGGCGCCTGCCAGACCCTGAAATTCAGCGGGGCGCTGGTGGCCCCCGCGCAGGGCCACGCCTGGCTGGGCGCGGTGACCGCCGACACCGACGCCCGCCGCGCCGGGCGGGTAGACGCCGTGTCTTTTCACGGCGCGGCCGGGGCTCAGGGCACCTTCGCTTACGCCGAAGCCCTCTCGGACGCGGTGCGGGCCAGCGGGT from Deinococcus fonticola carries:
- a CDS encoding DEAD/DEAH box helicase is translated as MKLSRLPPGFGLDAAAQALALRQEAVTSVRREWTERGWKASGVVVDGGVEYFPSIEVTPPPDPQLLESNCSCGRYRCRHAAALVLATDPPEGAPPSRQLAVNLDTLDPRLRQWLSGFESVEEKGGGRGRQYELRYVLRVQNVTVRGLPAQSRRATLQLLRVPLLTGAANVAAAEPYPMPKKVSAAPAFVQRDADALQLMEVATLPAHAPGRWEDTLYAVLDHPAGTLLLDTLLDAGRLCWGDAATRLTRGPVLKGEPGWVTDEVGLQLPSLIVLDVPGAIVLPLARPWAVDPRFMTLSRIEVAGPPERVARFLSGPAVNAAQAEALAQAMNASNLPLPVPVSLNVTEAELPFTPQLHLSSRTTTAGVLSEDALREEVVTFPTAEYRRAYGGSEVRETGTQASHVTVVHGGHIVRVPRRPRAEERAERTIREAGFQTLEDTFFEYTLPAQVAGLLSLGDEESWLDFMRVGVEALERQGIDVIIHPDFPLRFAEISDWYGEAQDGQTPGWFTLDLGIVVDGQRVSLIPVLADLIARQPELFTPGALDALNDDDLIFATLGDGRRVPLPAGRVRAILSVLVELHLRELPEGPLRLPLLDAVRLASLEQAVQARWVGAERLMILGQKLRDFGGIQPLDPPAGLQAELRPYQLQGLAWLQFLREYEMGGILADDMGLGKTVTTLAHLLHEKNEGRADRPSLVVVPTSVIGNWEAEAAKFTPSLRVLTLHGKDRLARFADVPQADLVLTTYPLLPRDIEELNAHEFHLVILDEAQNIKNSKTAAAKAAGSLNARHRLCLTGTPLENHLGELWSQFHFLAPGLLHDEKTFRELYRTPIEKKGDPYRRAALAARVRPFILRREKRDVARELPPKTEIPVRVTLEGDQRDLYETVRVTMESRVREELQSRGLARSTIAILDALLKLRQAVTDPRLVKLEAARHVANNAKLDWLEGNLPQMIEEGRRVLIFSGFATLLGHLEPVLQAHGIPYSKLTGQTVDRQAQIEAFQSGQTHVFLITLKAGGVGLNLTAADTVIHYDPWWNPAAEDQATDRAYRIGQDKPVFVYKLIAAGSVEERILDLQSRKAALARGILDGGLSDATQLSAQDLDRLFAPLDGE
- a CDS encoding chloride channel protein → MSGVRSPFPRAMLTRLETGRIVVLSLLLGMLVGGLGIVLRVVLDVVLPWGAWLTGFSPPGPPGEGGLLMAFGDALPWGLLFLPFIGGLYAWLVPAEPGAPYSQLVRGYHARGQWPDVWTGFRTLLATVIAHASGLLIGRDSAFVMVGQIGTRLLGRATRLDAVESRTLMLAGAAAGLGTALHAPLAAAVLIVEILYRRFEFEFEVLMPCVLAAVAAYAIYGLGFGFSPLLSVVGAQLPAAGQVPLYLLLALIVTLLGWILLFAARVVPSAWTDGWLRPVLGGLFGLLTASMALLSAPGVLGDGLGWLQLGLNGFLSEKVMEVAVWRWLLLALGARLAFGGGLFPSVATGGLLGVGLGMGLGLDPAVSGLIGATAFLTVTLNVPVGAALLAVAWGGDTLLPVVLVAAGMAHFLSGETGIVPGQVRSRAVSGAHATPTFAPLPDTVRFMAPRSPAQPAAPIPFDAPADGQAHEGAAAAPERELYRRAVPGGWQGTKLHLVSLPPGVEIVGIVRDGTVRVPRPEMRLTADDELVFLARPQAYAALEGLLRLPGA
- a CDS encoding MFS transporter, whose product is MTSLRGWSRNEWLGFLNGCGVSIGDGFMSVTVVMAGFAARLGAPNWVIGLLPAIAGGGWMLPQLLVAARVRPLAYKLPVYRSAAVVRTAMYVTMVLVTAFLAQQPALCLTLFILAMLVNALASGVSGLPFLEVVSKVVAPENRPRFFGLRNLYGGLLAFAAGLAVRWILASGLAFPYNYALIFGLGTLAFTFGYWVFGRVQEPPDTPQPAQGFRGEVRAIPETLKDPHFRAFLTVRLLLAAATMSEPFYAVYALRELHFPVSTLGVFVMTLTGVAPFSNLGWQRLAEKRGSRRIIRFAALFYGLAPVWAYLVGRLDWPSWTYLGVFVLSSVATQGFNLGFTNHLLNIAPENARARYIGTLNTLVGAALFMPVLGGLLADRSGYATVFILSGLLSLVAWWLCRGLRRDA